A segment of the Chlorogloeopsis sp. ULAP01 genome:
CAAATTGCCGAATAATCTGCTTATCTGCCGTAACGATAGTTTCTGGAATTACTTTACTAAACTGAAGGGCATACATTTTTTCGTTTGCCGCTCGAATCCCACTGGGATTATTAATCACCAAAGTTTTGTTTTGATCTATGTAGTCCAGAATATAAGTGGCATAGAGGTAGGGAACTGTAACTGGTGGATCTGTCCGCATAAACACGGCATCCATTGTTTCCAGACAAAGAAATGTGCGATCACTCAACTTGTACCAAGGGTTTGCCGCCACCCAGCGTCCTTCTACTAGTTCTATAGGCACAAGCTCAACACGTTCTAAGATTGCCCAAGCTTTACCTTCTACAACACTTAACGAGTTAATTGGGGCAATCCAAACTTCGTGTCCCATAATGTGCGCTGCTTCCATCAAGGCAACGCTGGTATCATGGCATGGGTCAAGAGTAGAGATGGGGTCGATAATAAAAGCCAGTTTCACGCTTTCTGCCTCAATTGCCAGCAACTTCCAAGATCACTTTTAATTATCCCTTGATGATTTAGCTTCTTGGCGATCGCTTTTGCAGAAAAACCCGATCGCGACTCTTGCAATCCTAAACACTATTGCTAGAAGCAAGTAGCTGATCTAGCTTACCTTGAGCATCTAAAGCATAAATATCGTCACAACCACCAACGTGACGATCATTGATAAATATTTGTGGTAGAGAACGCCTTCCATTTGCTCTTTGAGCCATTTTATTCCGCGCTGCCTCATTTCCATCGATACCATATTCGATGAATTCAACTCCTTTTTTCTTCAACAAGCTTTTGGCACGGATACAAAACGGGCAAGTACTCCAAGTGTAAATTTCTACTTTAGCAGCCATAACTTCCTCAATTGAGCGTAATAATTCTTAATTTTAGAATGTTGTCGTTAGCTGTGGGGACTTTATCCTATTTTTATCAACGGTGTTGGGAGGGATTTGTCATTGGTCATTTGTCATTTGTTAGTAGGGGAGGCAGCGCGCCCTTGCGGAGCCAGTGCGGTGGTGAGCCAGCGCGCCCTAGCGGCTACCCGGAGGGTAGCCGCTAGCTAACGCAACGCCTGACGGCGAACGCGTCTAGTGCCGACTTGTAGCGACTGGCGTAGACACGTAGACGGACGTAGTCCGGCTTCTCGCAGAGTAGTGGATAAGCGAAAGTAAGGGTTCCCCGGCATAAAGGAGCCAGTGCGCCCTTGCGGAGCCAGTGCGTTGCGCGGGTTCCCCGCGTTGTAGCACCTGGCGTCGGGTTAAGCACGTTGTAGCGACTGGCGTCACCTGGCGTCGGGTTAAGCGCGTCGAGTGCGACTGCCGTGCGGGTTTTATGGATAATCTTGCCGTTCAAACTGATAATTTATCTTCTAAACCCGCCCGTACAGTGGTTAGTAGTTAGTAGTTCTCCCCATCTCCCCTGCCCCCCAGCTTCCTCAGCTTCCACTCTCCTTGTCCCCTTTTCCCCTTGTCTGTTTGTCCCCCTGTCCTCTATTCCCTGTTCCCTGTTCCCTATACCCTGTTCTAAAAAAATAGGCTTAAAAGTGCTGATACACTCCTAAGCCTCTATCATCAAGGTCAATGTAAATTGAATAGTGTTGTTTAAGTCTGAGAAATAAACTGTTTCTTTTTCTTCATCAGTTGCCAAGTACCTGTGGCAGCAAATAAACCGAGAGCAACGGTTGTACTATGTTCGGGTACCTTCTTAGGGGGGGGTGGAGGAGGAGTATAGTAAGGGGCTGTGCCTTTGAGTTTGCTACTTCCTTCACGACTATTTCCAGAGCCTACACTCATCAGACGCACTCCAAAATTTTGCTCAGAAAACTGAGCCAGAGTTAAAGCTTTTGATATGTGAGATAAGGTAAAAGTGGTTGATTGAATGTCGCCTTTATTTCCCCCAATACCTTCCTTACCTATTTCTACCCCAGCATCAAAGAAATTCTTCTGATTACCACTGCCATTAAGATTGTTGCTACTACTGCCAACAGAGGTAATTGTCCCAGCAGGGCCAAATTTACTGGCTGTTACATCCGTACCTGTGACTTGCATACCGCTAAGAAGCGAGTCGTCCAAAATGTTGAAGAAAATACCGCGTATATCGGCGATGGTGTTGCTGCCAGTCGCCAGATAATCTACTTTAAATTGGACTTTACCCGCTCCTGCTATTTGATCGTCCAAGGTAAACTTCACTCTAGTATCATAACCTGTGAAGTCATCGATGGTAAAAGACAAAGAAGCGGCATTGGCAGGAGCAAAGATAGCGGCAGCTAATACAACGGTAGTAGCAGCCAAAAAGGATGGTACTGCCGACATTGAAAAGAAATTTTTCATGTTAATTCAGCACTTAGAAAACACAATGGTGAGACTCAATAAGTAAAAAAGAGAATGTAATAAATCGCTACCCAGTTGATGTTAAAAGCACCCTATGAATGAGTCTTATCCAATCCTAAGTACTGATATAGAAGTTGTCTATAATACAGTTTTAGATTTAAAAACACTTTTTTTTTGGCTTCATAATATTAAAAAACTCAGTATTGCTACTGAGTAATTAAATTTAGAGATGGAAGAAAAATTGTTAATTTATTTACCTATAATCTACCGCGTACTGAACTAGTTGACCTAAGCGCTGACGTAAGGTTTCTAAGCCCAAACGTTGACGCGCAGAAAGAAACACCCCTAAAGGAAACTCTTCTCGTGCTTGAGCGAGGGTATCGCTGTCTACTTGGTCAATCTTATTAAAAGCGACGACTGCGGGACCTGGTGTTACTGGCATTTGTGCCAAGATTTCCCTCACAGAGCGAATGTGACTTAACCACGCTGGATGAGATAAATCTACCAGATGCAATAAGGCATCAGCTTCTGTAACTTCCTCTAAAGTGGCGCGGAAGGCATCCATCAGAGATGCAGGTAGTTCGTGGATGAACCCTACTGTATCTGTTACTAGAATTTCTTGGGGTTGTTCAGTTGCTGCATGGGGAACCACTAAGCGGCGTGTGGTTGGATCGAGGGTAGCAAACAGCTGATCGGCTGTGTAAACCTCGGCGTTAGTGAGAGCATTCAGCAAAGTAGACTTGCCAGCATTGGTATAACCAACGATCGCCACTGAGGGAATTTCTCGATGTTGCCGTCGCTGGCGTAACCGATCTCGATGGGCTTGTAGTTGGTTAACTTCTTGCTGTAAGCGGGAAATACGACGTCCAATGGCACGTCGTTCAGTTTCTAGTTTAGTTTCGCCAGGACCACGAGTACCAATACCACCACCAAGTCGGGACATTGCCTGACCTCTACCCGCCAGTCGTGGCAGCATATATTCCAACTGTGCCAGTTCTACTTGCAGCTTACCTGCACGGGACTGAGCACGTTGGGCAAAAATATCTAAAATTACTTCAGTGCGATCAACTACTCGGATACCGATTTGAGTTTCTAGGTTACGAGCTTGGGAAGGTGAAAGATCGCGATCAAAGACAATAAGATTAGCTCCCAAGGTTTGGGCGGTGAGGGCTATTTCTTGCACTTTTCCTTCCCCGACAACCGTTTGGGGATGAATGCGCGATCGCTTCTGCCAGAGAGTCTGCAACACCTCTCCGCCAGCAGTGTCTACTAATCGTGCCAATTCCGCCAAAGTGTCTTGGAATTGTTGGGCGCTCATGTCATCAGTCATTACCCCGATGATGACAACGCGATCGCGATCGCTACTTACTTCTTGGGCAACAAACTCACGCTGGAATTCTTCTTCCAGCCCTTCCACCATTTCGATAAAATCCTGCTGCGAGAGCACATCCAAACTCATGGGTGGCGACACGCTCCAATTAGGAGATTGGACTTTACTTGCCTCTAACTTGGCAGAAGATGGACTGGTGATCAGGACGCGAGATTCTTGGGGTATGAGGTGTGCCAAAAAAGCTTCTTTGACGTAACCTGTTACTCCACCACCCCGCTTTTGAAATCCTGTTCCGGTAATGTTGAGTACAACTAGAGCATCGAGACGCTGTAGTGCCATCGCTGTCAATGCCGCTTCACTGGGTGAATCTGGCTTGAGTTGAGTGGCGATACAACGGATACCGCTAAGTCGTTCTGCACCGTAACGGGGCAATTCTAATGGTGGGATTTGCGTTTGACGCACAGTGCCTACCCCCACGCGGATAACTTGTCCACGACGATTGAGGTAGGCACATACAGGCTGATTGATTTCAGTACTGATTGCTGCCAAACGCTGGGCAAACTCAGACGTTGTGATGCGATCGCCCGGAATGCGCTGGTGATACAGCCGCTGTAGTTGCTTAAGCTGGCTAGACTTTAAACCCTGAAGATTACCGAAGATAGTCTCGATAAGCGTCTTCTACCAGTAAACTGGTTCCTCGAATCCTACTTTTTATATTTTACAATACTGTTTTTGTGTCAAAACTCTTACTAATGGCGGATGCGTTATGGATAATTGTTCCCATCATCAAGATTTAACGCTATTTTGTAATCAAGCCCTGCACCCTATAGAGCTATGGTAACTACACGCACTCCTTCGGCACAAAGGGTTGTATTGAGAAACATCAGCTGGCAGACCTTTGAAACCATGCTAGCTGAAATGGGAGAGGAGCGAGCCTCTCGACTTACCTATGACCAAGGTACGTTAGAAATCATGACTCCACTCTTGCCTCACGAATATTGGAAATGTTTAGTTGAGCGCTTAATTTTTGTGCTGGGGGAAGAGTTGAATTTAGAA
Coding sequences within it:
- the grxC gene encoding glutaredoxin 3 — protein: MAAKVEIYTWSTCPFCIRAKSLLKKKGVEFIEYGIDGNEAARNKMAQRANGRRSLPQIFINDRHVGGCDDIYALDAQGKLDQLLASSNSV
- the hflX gene encoding GTPase HflX, yielding METIFGNLQGLKSSQLKQLQRLYHQRIPGDRITTSEFAQRLAAISTEINQPVCAYLNRRGQVIRVGVGTVRQTQIPPLELPRYGAERLSGIRCIATQLKPDSPSEAALTAMALQRLDALVVLNITGTGFQKRGGGVTGYVKEAFLAHLIPQESRVLITSPSSAKLEASKVQSPNWSVSPPMSLDVLSQQDFIEMVEGLEEEFQREFVAQEVSSDRDRVVIIGVMTDDMSAQQFQDTLAELARLVDTAGGEVLQTLWQKRSRIHPQTVVGEGKVQEIALTAQTLGANLIVFDRDLSPSQARNLETQIGIRVVDRTEVILDIFAQRAQSRAGKLQVELAQLEYMLPRLAGRGQAMSRLGGGIGTRGPGETKLETERRAIGRRISRLQQEVNQLQAHRDRLRQRRQHREIPSVAIVGYTNAGKSTLLNALTNAEVYTADQLFATLDPTTRRLVVPHAATEQPQEILVTDTVGFIHELPASLMDAFRATLEEVTEADALLHLVDLSHPAWLSHIRSVREILAQMPVTPGPAVVAFNKIDQVDSDTLAQAREEFPLGVFLSARQRLGLETLRQRLGQLVQYAVDYR